GGCTGGGTCGAAGAGCGCCTTGGCACGGCGCCGTTCCGCAGCGCCCCCAATCACCTCCACTAACCCAGGAAGCCGCCCATACACCTCACGTGTGCACCAGAAGCGCGGGGTCGTGATCCCCGCGGCTGACAGCTGATCACGCAGGTCGTGTATCAGCGGCCGAGTCATCTCGAGCTGCAGCTggtcgcgcaggtcgcgcGTTGCGTTCGAATGCGGTGCGAGATGCGGAGTGGGCTTGTGCGTTCCGTTCGCTGTTGAGGTCTGGTCACCCACGAGCAACAGTCGAaagcgcgcctcgagctcgtcttcATTCTGTGGGAGGGGGCAATGCGTCGAGTCACAGCAGAGAGCTATGAGCACACtgaggtcgagcacgaTATCTATGGCAGGGACAGCCTCGGCAGGCCGCGTGAGAGGTGGTAGGGGTGGACCCCACTGCGCGGCAAACTCGAGTTCGATACCCAGATCTCGCAACACTGCAAAGGTCTGTGGTATCCTTGGATCTCGGTGGCCGTCTTCCGGGTTCTCCTCCAGCCGCGTCAGGACATATCGTATCCTCGGCTGTTGGAGGCCTGGCAGCCGCTGGCACTGCTGCGCTGCATCGATTAGGAGTCGCGCCTGCGTGATGAGCGAGTTGGTGAGTTCGGCGCCTGGTGAGGATCCATTCTCagcgtccgagtccgagtcgtaGTCCGAGTTGATGTACGAGTCATGTTCACGAAACTCAACCATGAGGCGCGACTCCTTGATCCTGTTATCAGCTCATTGCTTGATCATGTAAGCTCACGTGTTGACCTTGACCCACTCATCCCCACCGGCTGCCACGACATCGACCTTGACAGATCCTGGCGCTCCCTGGCGCTCCATGGTTTGCCacacgccgacgagcgggcgaggagagcgcTTGAATGCGTCCCAGACGCCCTGTAACGACACGAGGTTGGTCGAGTA
Above is a genomic segment from Cutaneotrichosporon cavernicola HIS019 DNA, chromosome: 1 containing:
- a CDS encoding uncharacterized protein (Protein of unknown function (DUF1308)); translation: MTEGSALAAVGTQLRTLATEIQQYLASVPEGDRYFPPIIDWHHPDEYAQTGVQGLSKFLHHVHKESAIVDALLESPSPPLEYSTNLVSLQGVWDAFKRSPRPLVGVWQTMERQGAPGSVKVDVVAAGGDEWVKVNTIKESRLMVEFREHDSYINSDYDSDSDAENGSSPGAELTNSLITQARLLIDAAQQCQRLPGLQQPRIRYVLTRLEENPEDGHRDPRIPQTFAVLRDLGIELEFAAQWGPPLPPLTRPAEAVPAIDIVLDLSVLIALCCDSTHCPLPQNEDELEARFRLLLVGDQTSTANGTHKPTPHLAPHSNATRDLRDQLQLEMTRPLIHDLRDQLSAAGITTPRFWCTREVYGRLPGLVEVIGGAAERRRAKALFDPAVGDFWRGSRWEGDAGCLTSISVTIIEDGELATHEPEMAFDATVAAVCERMIAAGGPSTPPSREPTPGPTKPTRPPKKKAEPKTKNKKDRDRGQASKNPLRPGTVFPASSRLPSGHTLRTLLAGIQARATVLTNNRGAVLKVMREAGVTDGIPDTDAGTRRARIWVVNSSSLAEWRRIEVEENNRRVLAGEEGFELRRQGHGNQS